The Populus trichocarpa isolate Nisqually-1 chromosome 18, P.trichocarpa_v4.1, whole genome shotgun sequence genomic interval CAATAAATTAGGTACGTGTCAGGATAGAAACTTTGCAGCGATCGTCAATCGCCCGTGTAATAAGCTAAAAATTGCTGCcagattttggttttgattaCAAAGCGAAGGCTTCcataacataaaattcaaaatccaaattacTAGTAAATCGTAAATTcgaaaaacaaatgattttatACTCCATGATTTTACCCTCGGAAAAACAATTTCTTGGAATTTTCATCTCACATTACTTGGTGACAACCACTAGCAGTGCTTCGAAGTTTTTCGAAGAGCTGCCATTTGACACTGCATCCAAAGCAAGATGTTGGAGGTGTTCAACGTTCTTCCgcattttttctccttcttcggTTGACAAAATAAGTTTTATAGCTTTGGTTACTCCATCTTTAGTTATCGTCCCTCCTTCAATCCCAACACCAATTTTCCATATAGCCTCTACAGTCCTTGTGTTCAAGGCTTGATCCCCGAAGAAAGGCCTACAAATCATGGGCACGCATCCAACAATACTCTCTGAAATCGAATTCCATCCAGCATGTGTAAGAAACACTCCAGTTGCATTGTGTTGCAAGACTTTTAACTGTGGAGTCCATGAGACTACTTTTCCCTTCTCCTTAGTCCTTTCTAAGAACCCTTCAGGCAATTTTGCCTCAGGATTGTCTCTAAATGACCAAAGAAATGGCGAATCGCATTCCTCTAGTGCTTCTGCTAACTCTGCTAACTCATGAGGTGGTGGCATTATCATACTTCCAAAACAAACGTACAAGACTGAGCCTCGTTTCTGCTTGTCCAGCCACTCTAGGCAACATTGTGGATCGGACATAACAGGATCTGGAGATGTCAACACTAAGGGACCAACTTcaagaaaattatgaagtcttGACTGGAGCTGATTCACCACATCAGGGTCTAATTTCTCCCACGAGCTTAATACACCAGCAGCTGCTCGTGGTAACATTTTTCCCATTTTATACAATATTGCTGGGATTCCTGGTTTTTCGTCTTCATAGAGCAGTTCTTTAGGTATATCAGCAGCTCGTATTTCAGAAAAACCTGGAAGAAAGTCCATGGTTCTATCTTCCGGTACTCCTTCAAAAAtgaaacatgaaattaaatagTTAACAGATTAGCAAGAAGGACGTAGAAAGTAAGCTAAGCAGAGAATGAAAGAAATACATTTCATTTAAACTTACAATTCTATGGTTTAGGCCATTTTCACTCAAGTATTTGAGCTAAATTggatcataaaaattaataaggaaATAAAAGGGTCACATTGTTCACTGCAGAGATTTTGCATCTTTGAAACGCTCTTGAATTCACTTGTCAGCCATGGAAAAAGTAATCCTTCATGCTTAACTTTACTGTCTCATATCAAATGCTACAGAGGAGTATCCCCTTGATCTAAAATCATTACCATTATTTGCGTTTCAGGCCTTTAAGACGGCTACATGTTTTGTTCAAATATCCTTCACTTAAGTGGCTAAGGCCATGCCTAGTTTTGGCAAGGCCCAAGTCTAGGTTCTAATTTCTTACCCTAAATTTAGTGTGTTCATTAATAAATCAACTTTCTTTACAATTTAGGCCCACGTCTAGGTTCTAATTTCTTACCCTTAATTTAGTGTGTTCATTAATGAATCGACTTTCTTTACAATTTATTTGGAATAATTCTCgacttaaattaaatttaattatattgttttacttaaatttaattgataaataaattgaattcacaataagataaaattcaattcattttatttctaatattactcttattatattcatttttttaaaagatttttttaaaaaatagagcattttagaaaagttagttttaatatcaatttttttttaattgtaaatcaGAATGGTTAatctatgatttatttttatagtatttttagagattgaattcaattcttaacacttaaaaaaatttcaaacatgagatttcattaaaatttcttaattaaatttaattcaaaaatttccAAACATATGTTAAAATGTTAGTATCTATGCACATTAATAAGCTGTGAGTTATTATCATATGGTTTTATTCTTGTTAATAgataaaattcttgaaaaaggTTTAGAGCACCTCATTAAGCTAATGAACATTaagatttcataattaaaattttgatttgcatatatgaagaataatattttctactttaataatcataattttatttgaatttaatcatGATTTACTATAATGGTAACATAAGAAAAGGTATATTACAATTATAAATTCTTTTACAAGAGAGAAAACTAAGAAGttcaaaaaacttattttgaaaagtatttttacaaaaactaaacgtgaagaaaataaattcaaaccaTTTAAATGATACTTTCTTAGAATTTATGAAGAGGGCAATACAGACAGCACAATTAAacatgaatttttgtttttgaaaataaatttattgatcttAAAAGATTATAACagaatttattgataatttgttATTTCAAAGTAAACTTATTAGTAAGTATGTTCCACTTACCAAGCCATTCATACcatctttaatataaaattgacccaaaaaacaactataatttaTTCTGCAAATAATGTTATTTCTGTCTCAAAATTAGTGGAGAAGAGAACTTCAAGATATCTTATTGGATCAGTGTCAGCAAATTTTGCTTACGCACTTTTTCTTTATGCGGATCCAAACCCTAATATGGGGCCGGATTcttttcctgaaaatcaaaattgtgccttttatttcttttcacaattgatttatttttactttgatcGATGTGATATCCATGTGGATGGCAATTGAATGCATAACGACTATATGAATGAATATAAACctttaaaataagaaacaagGCTTGAAATCATGCAAATTCGAACATATACTTTATGATCATACCATCAAAAACCTTACCATCGCCTCCCATTTTCTGGCGGACTAGATCGGTTTCAAGATGCAAAAGGAGGGGACGAGGTCCAGCAGTCCAAAGTGGCACCCATGGTACGTGTAATTCGCGTGCAATATCCGCCCCAAACCAAAAGAATGCATCACTGATGATGCAAGTAATTTCCCTCCCAATAACCTGCACGGCCACCTCCATGGCTTGCTTAAAATTCCCGGGGACCGCCTTCAAAAAGTACTCAACCGGCTCATGGGGATTTGCAAATGAAATCATGTAATCCTCAGGTAAACCATCGTTTACATTGTAGGGTTTTATGCTTTCCATCCGCCCTTGATTTGAGAAAATTTTGCTATTGGATTCTTTTGTGCTAAAGAATGAAAACTTCGCTTGCGGAGCCATCGTGGATAGCCTCCTAATGAGGGAAAAGAGGGGAGCAGCATGGGTGGCAAACGGGAATGCTAGCACAGCAATGTGTTTCAAGTCGTTTTTTGCTTCTGACATGGTGATTTAGCTTGTTGTTCTAATGGATACTATTTAGGTTTATGCCCTGTGTTTTCATGCACAATGTGCTTCAGATATTGGTGAACATTTGATGGAGTAGTTGTTACAGAGGAGAAATTAATGAAGATCTGGAGCTAGGTTGATGGCGGATTGAAGGGGAAGGTTGATTGTGTGTATGTGACTATCTTTAGTGGGGAGGTGTTAACGTGCGCACCTAAGAGTTTGCAACAAGTGAAAGGTCGATATGGACGAGGACAGAAATAGTTTGGTAAATGGCCTGGCCTTAATTTTTCTGCTCAACAAAGTTTAACCACCTTTTTAcccaaaataagattatttttttaaaaataatttaaccatGAAGAGGTGCGTTTTATCTTATGAACTAAAATAGGatgctttataatttatatcatgtAAGATCCAACATATAAATACATTATTTACAGTTATCTATTTTTTACTATGTTTGAATCTTGCCATGTTatctaagtatttttttttatgctgtgTTGTGcttaattatatgatgttatGGGACAATTGAATTTATaactaatatattatttaaatcaaaattgtattttatctttttttaatgtttatatttcttttaatgttataaatattgataattataccataaatattatacaatttttcaatcttgtagaactaatttatttatacattgactaaattataaaaccttgaagaaataaatatccttttaaatgaaaaagtttcaaaatgttcatcttaaatcatataactttttttaatgtcCCTATATTTAGTGCAAGTTAGGATTGTGTCattgttaaagaatcatctcaaccttaaagtttaaatttttagatgagatcccaaaatataatttatattattttttaatacattttatttttatcaaataaataaggatagtaagatttaaactcgtgaccacttggttaTCAGGATTCTGATACCAtattaaagaatcaattcaactcaaaaatttaatcttttaagttgagatggttctttaaaaatcatcaataaaaagattaatacaCAAGTGTCAAAAATTAATACACAAGTACccatagatttaataaaaaatttattaaattcatgatatatgcaaaatataaaaactatttaaattaaaaaattttggtGATTTCAAGAAATGTTAAaccatgcaatatttttttttgtatttttcttttttattaaaaatacaatcatgatttttttggagAAAGTTGGCAgttcaatttaaaacataaatgcattttttttgtttttatattttcttaaaaacaaaaactagtttATTTAATACCGgaaaaatatcttatatataagttcataatttaaaatattaaatttaaaaagatgaaaaaataaaatgaaaaatacaaatggTGCAGCTTGCAGCCAACGAAGGTATTCTCCAGATCAGTCAAGGAGGATTAATTTACTGTTGCTCTTGGTTTGCTTCCATCAAGAAACTGAAGGTAAActgctttgtttttatattttctgcccgtcgatttatatgtttttggcCTGGTTTTAATTAATGCCTGTCTTTTGGAATGAATTCCTTCAAGTCTTTGTCCGATCCTTGTCTGAATACGTAGGAAACATGATATACTTGCAAGATTTCGATCGACCATCGGTCTTTGTTGGGTCTCAGCATCATGAGAAATCACTTTGACAGCCATGCTTCGTGTTGTTAATCCATATTTGCCATGACTGCTCCTTTTCCATTTCTCTTTATCTTTGTGTTCCCAGCTACAGAATTTGGTTTAATCTTCACAgtctcaaattttgtttttgttttttttttaattcatgggTTAAAGACACAAGTCTTGTGTTTGTCGTTTAAAAAGGAAGTTTGGGCTGGCTTTAAAGTGCTTAGATTTGTTTAGCACGGTCCGTGAGCTTggattttctttgatgaatgtTGTTTCATTAATTTGGGCTAAATTCTTTGGGTTGTATCCATAGGTTTAGTGGGTTTGGGTTAAGTATACAAatgttcaaggaaaaaaaaaggataaaaatacatataataaaaaaatcaaatttatgttaGTATATATTGAGCATCGTGGCCAAGTCACTCTTAAAAGctatttttgcatatttttatccttgtaattttgattttttttttttttgcaaagacTATTTTTGGTTTCTCACATTTGTTTTACAtctgataaatatattttttagcagaaacatctaaaataaaaaattttggcatcaacacattaaaatgatctaaaaatataaaaaaaatattaattaaaaggaaCTCAATTTTTACGAATAACCAAATCAACGAGTTTCTTATTTTTAGAGATCAACAtcaaatttttcataaaatgatttgaaattaagtaaaaaaaatgattagctaaaaaataataaataaaggcaatcaaaaagacaaatttaagagaaaacacatAGTAAAGATAAACTTTCGTAAGAAAAGATGTTGTAATGTCGACATCGTTTTTTCCTTAAGCATAACTAACAATTTACCTGAATTTCTGGAACCGGTGTATATTTTAGAATTGCTAATTCCTTTTAATTACTACGTGACCACTCATAATTTTTCCCCATATATATTTCTCCTCACCAATTACAAGGAGTCCTGGCCGACATCCACCGAGTACCAGTTTCACTAACCATTTATATGTCTAACTAGTTCAGAATACTTTCCTTTAAGAGATTTTctcataaaagaaaacaatactaACTACAATAATAGCAAGATCAACTCAAATAATCCATGATCATCATTctttacataaaaagaaaacttgatATTTAGATTTGTACGAAGGAAACAGTAGTATGAGAAAAACCCCATCATTCTTTTTGGTGTTTGTATGATGGGGGTTTCCACTGTTAATGTTTAACATAAATGAGAGATATGAAGGGATGAATTTTTCGATGTTGAGAAACGATGTATGAATAATGAAGGGATGACTTTTAGGATTCGAATAAATGGTAGTGTCCTCCTGGGATTGCTTGGGTTAGGGTTTTGTAGGATTCTTATAGAAGAAATAAGGAGGTTTCAAGGTTTGTGAGCTGGTGGAATCTCAGTCCTTCATGTTAAAGAAGGAACTATGACCATTGATTGCATCTAAGTAAAAATATTTGTCATGTTTTACAGTTGTCAAGATGGTTACTTATATCATCCGGGGAATTTCAACAGTTGAGGTGTGagtttgttatgattttttcatgaattagaTAGTAATATCATGACCATTATTCTGGGTACCTGTGATCTTGATTGATGCAAAGATAAAGGTATTAAAAAgtctagaaataatttttagattttagaatattttaaaaaatatatttttttacataaaataattttggggacctaaaattagattatgataattgtctttctctttataatatttatgatataaagTCTTGTAaggaactttaaaaaataaatttgtaaagaaaaaaggagTGTAAAAACATTTCCTGGTTGGGAGAAAAATCCAttgaaaaattttgatattaacaaatcaagagATAATTATCCTTGTAGatgtttcaaaaatcaattattttgaaaatcaaggattttttctttattttttagaatagtaTTGTTATTCAAGTAAGATGACTgttgtgtgaaaaatatttagaatttttccACGTATGGTCGGTGATTGAGTGATCTATATGTGATATGTGATCAAGTAATCTGCCCGTAAATTGTGATTTTGTGACCTTCTCATAACCCATAATCAGGTGAGTCATCTGTAATTTATAATGAGGTAAACTGTTAACAATCTATATGATGGAGTGATTTCTTCATAGTTTATGATTGAGTAACCTTAATGCTGACAGTTTGCTATTAAAATTGTACATGAAAGCAAAGCCATCTCAAGCCAGAAATGAAATCTCAGCAAAGAATCTCACGTGATGCAAAATCATATTTCAAGATGACCCATGGAAAGCCTAACCACTACAGAAGTAATGCTTCTCTCTAGAAAGTTACCCTTCTTATATCTGGGGAGCATCCGGATATTTTCTGGGTTttgaactaaaagaaaaaaagacgaCGACAATATCAAGTGGTGTAGTAGTAGTAAGAAGTTGGaataaataaactcaaattataaagaaattagGAACAAAGCTAATTGGTCAAGAGAGCCTTAAACTTACGACCCAATCCAACTACATCCATAATCTCCCCTCGAACTATCATGTCAAAGTAAAACACCATCTCGGGCCGGGTCCTCCGTTCTCAGGCTTTTCATCAATGAAAATTAGGAGGAAGTGGTCGGTCACACACGTATACATCACGTGCTAATTGACGAGGATTAATTGACAGAAGCCTAAGAAAACACTACCGGGGGcagagttttaaaacccggcctgGTGGCCGGTTCAATTCAAAGCTCGGGTTCCAGGTTTTAACCGGTTCACTAGGTTTTAACCAGGTTACCGGGTTGTCCgggttaatttagaattttttaagaaaatcaaaacgatattattttagtaataaaaaaaaagtcaacgggttacaataagattttttatccgATCTTGCCGAGTCACGCCgggttttgactttttttatttttttttaaatccagcCTAGTTCCTGCCCTGAATCTCGGATCAATCCGTTAGGTCGGGctagatttcaaaactatgaccGAGAGgcctaaataataataataaaagaaaaaaagaactgaaAGGTCAGGAGTCTGGTTGGATTTGGTAAGAAAATCATAGATACTTTTCAACCaataatacatttaaagaacacagaaataattaatatatattccTTTGAACAACAGccaagagaaaaattaaataaaaatgaatcgGAACACTCGAAATCAGTCGAAACCTATTCGTTGATTTTTCGGCTACATTAATTCAAGTGCTTCAATCTCTCCGTTGATTGGGGCAGCATCGAGGATTTGAGCATATAAATATTTCCACGACAACTCTTATCATTGACATTTGTGAAGAACAATGGGCATCTTTGGCCAACAAAAGTGATGACCACATAATAACGTTAGCTCATCAAAAGTCTTCCCAATCATgtcattgtcttcttcttcttctgttttttcggCAGAGCAAAGATGTTAGAGTATTTCCAGTTTCCCAGcattaattatacaagaaaATCTTCCCCAACATTGAAAAATGTTTAACGTGTTGTGTTCTTATTGGGCTTCGGCAAAGCTGGATATGTTTAATTAATCAGATCTtgcttaaatataaaattaagaccCTCAAATATGACAGCTTTCACTTGAACAAGTCTATAATCTGTACATTAGATAGAATCCGGAGTATATACTTGTTTATTTAGCTGGATTAGCTGCATTTGATAACCAATATTataccttttctatttatataatataaaaaaaaaacgaaaaatatCTTTGCGAAAAAGATtagttaaatattatatttatttgatattgttgtaTTTCTAAAGTATAATTACTTACAATCTAAAATAGATGATTAATACTTAATTTTCTTCGATAATACCGAATCGGGCCATGAACATATTGTCTCAACAGAAGATAAACGATGAGATTTCAATTTATCTCATTAAAaacattcaaatttaatatCTTGAATTGTTTgaggtattttttaattgaaaatatattaaaataatttttttatatttttaatatattaaaatcattgaaaaacatttaaaaaaacatgaatttatgtttttttcagttaaaataaaattttaaaaacactttaacaaataaaatctaaatagaacctctctttttttttgttttttttatctttttccttcCACCCTAAACTTGTGTTTCTCTGTGTCGTCTTGTCAAAATGAGGGGTGTGGAGGTGCACTTGAAAGAGAAACAGGGGGGCTCCCCCGAAATTATGAAATTgtagaaagaaaaacttatgTCCTCCACGAAAACAAATGTGGCAATCATTATCGAACATGGGTGCCACCCTTAGTTGACTTAAATACCCCTTCTGATGTTTCTACCAAATCCTCGTAAATATATAAGTATATAATGACCCCTTCTAAAATTCCCGAATGAAAGGTTAAATTATTTGTTCTGCAAATGCATTCTTGGCATGCTTCCATCGCCATTTTTATCCTTCTCGTTTCTAGCTCTCATGCTGTCATCACCAAACGACCAAATCCCTACCTTAGCACGGCAAACCGATTCTTGGCTCCTCAAAATGCTGTCCGAGCCTCATTGAGGATCCGACCATTAGTGTGGGATGCAAAATTGGAACGTTACGCACAATGGTATGCCAACCAGAGGCGCTCTGACTGTGCGTTAAAGCATTCTAATGGACCTTACGGTGAGAACATCTTTTGGGGTAGTGGCAGTGACTGGACTCCAGCTCAGGCGGCCGTGGCGTGGGTCTCAGAGCGTAAATGTTATGATTACAGGTCTAATTCTTGTGCCCAGGGCGAAGAATGTGGACATTATACTCAAGTTGTGTGGAGGAATACAAGAAGAATTGGGTGTGCTAGAGTGACTTGTTTTGGTGGACGAGGTGttttcatgacctgcaactatGATCCTCCTGGGAATTACATAGGAGAAAAGCCTTATTGAATGTTTCTTGAAGTCTTTGCgtagttgtttttctttttgttttcttttttctcttttgtgtgGAAATCCAATCTCATGTGATAACTAAATTAtatcatatgtatttattgtaaaataaatttcaatataacattaaaaataattaggacaaaaaaaaaaggggattgAATAAAGCAGTACTACTGCTTTTGCCAGTggcaattagatttttttcaatattaacgTGCGGCTTCTTGTTTTTCGTTGTTCTTCATCATATCCTTTTAGTCTCAGCTTCTCTTCCTTTCACTATAATCTTAATCTTCAATATTTTGGATCCCACGCCTTCATCATTTGTACCTTTAATTTGTGTTGAATATATGTGTGAGTGTGAgtgataattatatttataaattagaaGTGGAAAATGTGAGATGATTGTACGTAAGATAAATccataatcttttcaatttagacctttaaattataattagagttcTTATTGTGTGtaaattctatttaataattataaataatgcaACTTTAGATGAAAGAGTGGTAGAGTGGAGTTACTACCATGTAAAGGAATTTAACAGAGTAATTAACATCAACCCACCCATTAAATAAGTTAACCAACCACCCGGCTATTAAAACATCAACTCACCCATCAAATAAGAGAACCAACCACCAGACTTACATGCACCCCGCTTTAAGTTATtctactttttaaattgttttttttaagattaatattttcaagatattttttaataat includes:
- the LOC7461598 gene encoding flavonoid 3-O-glucosyltransferase isoform X1, translating into MSEAKNDLKHIAVLAFPFATHAAPLFSLIRRLSTMAPQAKFSFFSTKESNSKIFSNQGRMESIKPYNVNDGLPEDYMISFANPHEPVEYFLKAVPGNFKQAMEVAVQVIGREITCIISDAFFWFGADIARELHVPWVPLWTAGPRPLLLHLETDLVRQKMGGDGKVFDGVPEDRTMDFLPGFSEIRAADIPKELLYEDEKPGIPAILYKMGKMLPRAAAGVLSSWEKLDPDVVNQLQSRLHNFLEVGPLVLTSPDPVMSDPQCCLEWLDKQKRGSVLYVCFGSMIMPPPHELAELAEALEECDSPFLWSFRDNPEAKLPEGFLERTKEKGKVVSWTPQLKVLQHNATGVFLTHAGWNSISESIVGCVPMICRPFFGDQALNTRTVEAIWKIGVGIEGGTITKDGVTKAIKLILSTEEGEKMRKNVEHLQHLALDAVSNGSSSKNFEALLVVVTK
- the LOC7461598 gene encoding flavonoid 3-O-glucosyltransferase isoform X2 — its product is MSEAKNDLKHIAVLAFPFATHAAPLFSLIRRLSTMAPQAKFSFFSTKESNSKIFSNQGRMESIKPYNVNDGLPEDYMISFANPHEPVEYFLKAVPGNFKQAMEVAVQVIGREITCIISDAFFWFGADIARELHVPWVPLWTAGPRPLLLHLETDLVRQKMGGDGVPEDRTMDFLPGFSEIRAADIPKELLYEDEKPGIPAILYKMGKMLPRAAAGVLSSWEKLDPDVVNQLQSRLHNFLEVGPLVLTSPDPVMSDPQCCLEWLDKQKRGSVLYVCFGSMIMPPPHELAELAEALEECDSPFLWSFRDNPEAKLPEGFLERTKEKGKVVSWTPQLKVLQHNATGVFLTHAGWNSISESIVGCVPMICRPFFGDQALNTRTVEAIWKIGVGIEGGTITKDGVTKAIKLILSTEEGEKMRKNVEHLQHLALDAVSNGSSSKNFEALLVVVTK
- the LOC7488991 gene encoding pathogenesis-related protein PR-1, with amino-acid sequence MHSWHASIAIFILLVSSSHAVITKRPNPYLSTANRFLAPQNAVRASLRIRPLVWDAKLERYAQWYANQRRSDCALKHSNGPYGENIFWGSGSDWTPAQAAVAWVSERKCYDYRSNSCAQGEECGHYTQVVWRNTRRIGCARVTCFGGRGVFMTCNYDPPGNYIGEKPY